Within the Leisingera thetidis genome, the region TCAGCCGGGCTTCGTAGTTGTGGTCCTGATCCGGCACCATCTGCAGCTTGGCGAGGATCTTGTCGCCTTCACCCAACGCCGGGTCGGAGGCGCGGGTCAGGATCAGAATGACCGGTTCCACTCCTTCGCCATGCCATTCCAGCGGCCGGCCATACAGATCGCCGTCCGCGTTCGGTGCTTTCACCTGCAGCACGGTCACGGGGGGCAGCTGATCCGGGTCGCGGTAGGTCTTCTTGCGTTTCTGCAAGTGGCCCTCACCCTCCAGCTCCTTGAGGATGCGCTTGAGGTCGATGCGGTCGGCACCCTTGATGCCAAAGGCCTTGGCGATATCGCGCTTGGAGGTATGGGTCGGGTTGGCGGAGATCCAGTCGAGGATTTCGGCCTTGGAGGGAATACGGCTCATACACTCCGCGTAGCATGGCACGGGGGCGGCGTCATGGTGAAAAGCGCGCGCTCAGCGCTGCGGCAGATCGGCGCCGGTGTCGACGTCGTGCAGGGTATCGGTCAGTGCGATGCGCCAGCCGGGCAGGGTTTGCAAGGTGTCGGCCAGCGCATGTCCGGTGGACCAGCGGGTATTTCCAAACAGTGATTGGGGCAGGCGGGACGGGTGTTTGGCGCCCACCAGCCAATAGCCGCCGTCCGCTGCCGGGCCAAAGACCGCGTCATGATCGCCAAGGGCGGCAAAGGCCCGGGCGATATGGGCGCGAGTGATGGCGGGAATGTCGGCGCCGATCAGGCAAACGGGGGTGTTGACGTGCCAAGGAGCGCGCTTGTCACTGGGTAGGTGGGTAGGCGCCCTCCCGGGGGGAGGGCCGGGCGCGGCCCGGCCAGCGGCCGGCCCGGACGTCGCAACACCGGGCGCTGTCCTGAGCATCCGTTTCATCCGTTGGCCGAGATCACCATCGCCTTGCGCCTGGCGCGGCAGATCGGCAGGCCAAACCTTGGAAGCCACAGCCCTGTCCGGCGCGACCGCCAGCACGATCTGCCAGCGCGGGTCGCGCAGACGCCGGATCAGCCGGGCGGATTGGTGGCGGAACCACCAAGTTGCCGGGATCACGCCAATGTCCCGTCCCAGGCGGGTCTTCACCCGCCCTGGTCGCGGCTCCTTGACCATGATCACCAGGGTGCGTTTCACGTGAAGCTGAGCACCATGTCGCGGTGATCGATGCCGGCATCGTCATAGACCGGGCCAAAGGCGGTGAAGCCGAGTTTTTCATAAAACCCGATGGCATGAACCTGCGCGCCCAGCTTGGCCCTGGCAATGCCGGGGCAGGCTTGAGCCGTTTCGACCGCCGCCTCGATCAGCCTGGCGCCCAGCCCGGTGCCACGGGCGGAGGGCTGCACGCAGACCCGGCCGATCTTGGCGGTATCCTCCTTGAAGACAATCCGTGCCGTCCCCACCGGGATACCGTCCTGCACCGCCAGCAGATGGGTGGCAGTGGCGTCCAGCGCGTCCTGTTCCTCTTCCACCGGCACGCCCTGTTCTTCGACAAACACTTGGTGGCGCAGGGCTAGACAGGTTTCCAGGTCCTTGGTGACCGAGATGCGCAGGCTCATGCAAAATAATCCTGCAGGATACGGGTATAGATGGCCTTCAGCTGGTGGATCTGTGCAACCTCAACCCGTTCGTCCACCTGATGCATGGTCTTGCCGACCAGGCCGAATTCCACCACCGGGCAGTGGTCTTTCACAAACCGCGCGTCCGAAGTGCCGCCTGTGGTCGACAGTTCCGGCGTCCTGCCGGTCTCTGTCTCAACCGCTTTCGAGACCAGATCCGATAGCGCGCCGGGCGGGGTGATGAAACTTTCGCCGGAGACTTTCACGTTCATTCCAATCTCAACGCCGAATTCCGCAGCCACCTTGTCTGCCTCGCCCTGCAGCCACTCCGTCAGGCTGGCGCCGGAGTGGGCATCGTTGAAGCGGATGTTGACGGCAGAGGTGGCCTGCGCCGGGATCACGTTGGTGGCGGTGTTGCCGGTGTCGATGGTGACCACCGCCAGGGTGGAGGCGTCGAAATGCGCGGTGCCCTGGTCCAGCTCATGGCTCGCCAGCCGGTCCATCAGCCGTGCCATCGCGTTCAGCGGGTTGTTGGCACGGTGCGGGTAGGCCGAATGCCCCTGTACCCCGGTCACGGTAAACCAGGCGGTGAGCGAGCCGCGGCGGCCGATCTTGATCATTTCACCTATCTCGTTGGGGCAGGTGGGCTCCCCCACAAGGCAGACGGACATCCGCTCATCCTCGCGGCTCATGTAGTCCAGCAGCGCAGTGGTGCCATCCACCGCATCGCCTTCCTCGTCACCGGTGATGGTCAGGATGATGGACCCGTCCGGCGGCGTGTCCTTCACGAAATCAATGGCGGCTGCGGCAAAGGCGGCCACGCCTGACTTCATGTCGGTGGCGCCGCGGCCGTACATGAAACCGTCCTTCTCCTTGGCACCGAATGGCGGCATGGTCCAGGCGGCCTCATCCCCCAGGGGCACCACATCGGTGTGGCCGTTGAAGCCAAAGGTCCTGGCATGGCCCTTGGCGCCCCAGCGGGCAAACAGGTTGCAGACCTCGCCGCGGTCGGTGCGGGTGCAATCAAAACCGGCCGCGCTCAGCAGGTTTTCCAGCAGCACCAGCGCGCCGCCTTCATCCGGCGTAACCGAAGGGCACCGGATCAGATCGGCGGTCAGGCGGGCGGGATCGGTCTGCGGCATGGGCGGGCTCCTGAGCTTTTGGTCTGAACTGGCCTAGCGCGGATCGCGGCGCGGCGCAATTCACAGGTCATGCCGCAGATGTGGCGCAAAAGCTGCGGTTTTGCGATTGGGCTGCGCAAGCCCTGCCCGTGTGGCTAGAATCATGTTAAGCAAATGTTAATCAAGATAAACCCGAGGCAGGGTACTCCGAGAGCAGCACCACCGTAACAGCGGGGCGCACGCATTTGACCGGCGGTGGAGCCGCTGGCCACGCAGACGGCCAGCCTGTCTGCGGGGGAACCTGCTCGTATTGCGGGAGCAGCGGGAACAATGGTCAGGGCACGCGAGCTTAACTACCAGACAAATGCCTCTGCAGAGCAGATGGCGCAGACCATTTTCGGTGACGGTGCCACCGTCACCGGTGCCTCCTATTCGGGATGGAGCCAGTCTTCGGCGATCTATTCGGGTGGCGATGCCCTGGCACCGGGCGCCACGCCCAGCGATTCCGGGGTGATCCTGTCGACCGGGCGCGCCAGCCATTTTACCCGCTCCGGCGGCGATCCCAACCGGTCCACGCAGACCTCGACCAATACGTCAGGCGAAAACAACAACCCGGACTTCAACGCCGCAGCGGGCACGAATACCTACGATGCCTCTTATCTGGATGTGCGCTTCATTCCCGATTCGGATGTCATGACGATGCAATTCGTCTTCTCCTCCGAAGAATTCCCGGAGTTCCAGAATTCGGTCTATCAGGACGTGGTCACTGTCTGGGTCAATGGCGAGCAGGTGCAGATGGAGATCGGCAACGGCCAGGCCAACCCCAGCAACATCAGTTCGTCGATCAACGAAAACCTCTATCTCGACAACGCGAATGACGATTACAACACCGAGATGGACGGTCTCACGCTCACCATGACGCTGACGATGCGCGTCAATCCGGGGGAGGAGAACGATATCCGCATCGGCATCGCCGATGTCAGCGACAGCAGCTACGACAGTAATCTGCTGATCGCTGCGGACTCGGTGCAGACTGATCTCGTGGCGATGACCGACAACGTTTATGTGGCGCCGGACAGCAGCAAGACCATTGATGTGCTGGCCAATGATGTGAACAATTCCGGCGGCACCCTGACCATCACCCATATCAATGGCAGCGAAGTTGCAGCGGGCTCGGTGGTGACGCTGAATACCGGCCAGGAGGTGCAGCTGAATGCGGATGGCACGCTGACTCTGGTTGGTGACGGCGACATCGAGGATTTCAATTTCACCTATCAGGTGAACAACGGGGTCAACTCCGACACCGGCTTTGTCAACGCAAGCTCGATTCCCTGTTTCGTCGCGGGCACCCGGATCCGTACGCCCGATGGCGAGGTGCCTGTAGAGGAGCTGCTGCCCGGCGACCTGGTGGAAACCCGTGACGGAGGTGCGCAGCCCGTGTGCTGGACCGGCGGGCGATCAGTCGTGGCAGAAGGGGATTTTGCCCCCATCCGCATTGCTGCAGACACCTTCGGGCTGCATGGCGAGCTGATGGTCTCGCCGCAGCACCGGGTGCTGGTGCGCGGCGCCCATGCTGAACTGTTCTTTGGCGAGGAAGAAGTGCTGGTGGCGGCCAAGGATCTGGTCAACGGGCGCAGCATTGCCCGTAGCCCGGGCGGTGAGGTCACCTATGTGCACCTGATGTTCGATCGCCACCAAGTGATCTATTCCGAAGGGCTGGAAACCGAGAGTTTCCTGCCCGGACCGCAGATCGTCAATCTGTTCGACCAGCCGGTGGCGGAGGAGATCTGCGCATTGTTCCCGGAACTCGACCCGGATACCGGAGCGGGCTACAGCGCAGCAGCGCGTCCTGCTCTCAAAGCGTTTGAAGGCCGGCTGCTGGCTGCAATCCAGGCAGCCTGACCGCATGTCCTGGTTTGCGGTCTCCGGCAGCGGGCTGAATTGGTTTGATCCGCAGGTGCTGCGGTCGGCCGGTGTACCTGACGGCGACAGCCTGCTGGTTCGCGGAACCATGATGCTGGAATTCCACTTGCCGGAAACCGCGCGGCCGGAACCGTTGCTCCTGTATTCGCAGGATGGCGACTGGTCACTGCGGCTGGCGCTGCAGGCGGTGCCGGGCGGCGGGCTGAGTTTTGTCCTTGAGCAAAACGGTGCTGTTCTGCACCAGACACTGAACCCGACCGGCCTGGGACGTACCGGGCGGCTGCGGCTGACTTATGCCTGGGACGCACGCGCCCGTATTGGGCTGCTGACACTCGAGCAGCCGGACGGAAGCCAGATGCAGACCGCGGCACTTGCGGCACCCAAGCCCTGGCGGCGGCGTGATTTGCAGGCTTTGTCCGGACCGCAGGGCTACTTGGCGCCGGCGGTGGAGTATCTGGCCCTGTCCTGCAACATAGAGCCCGCAGGTCCGGCTCCAGCGCTGCTGCCTTCCACCCCCATTGCCACCCCCGATGGCTACCGCGTGCTTGGCGGCCTGCAGCGGGGCGACCTGGTTTTAACCAGCGGCGGCGCTGCTGTGCCCGTTCTGCAAGTGGTGAAGCGGCAGGTCCCGGCCCTTGGTTCCTTTGCGCCGGTGCGTCTGCGGGCGCCCTATTTCGGGCTGCTGCAGGACATTCATGTGGCGCCGTTCCAGCGGCTGGTTCTGTCCGGGTCCGAAGTCGAATACCTGTTCGGCCAGCCCGCTGTCCTGGTGCCTGCCGGCAACCTGCTGGGAACCGGCACCGCCTTGCCTGGGACGGCAGCAGCGCCGCTGATCACCTACCGCCAGGCGGTTCTGCCGGATCACGAGCCGCTGCTGGCAGCCGGCGCGATGACCGAGAGCCTGTTTCTGGGCCGCCTGCGCCGAGACCCGCAGCGGCTGGCTGCCAGCCTGCTGGCATCGCTGGGTGCCGCAGCGCTGCCCGAACACCGACAGCCGAAATTTCCGGTGCTGCGCGCCTTTGACGCCGTTGTGCTGGCAGAACGGCGGACTGCCTGACACAGCGGTATCCGCATATCCGGCACTGAGGCCAATGGCGCTTGCGTGAAAAAGGTGAAGCACCTAAAGACATTGAAACCGTCCCCGAGGCCCGACCCGAGCGTTTCCGTGCTGTTTCTCCGCCTGATCACCGCCGCCATCCTGCTGTTTTGGGGCCAATTGCTGTCTGCGCAGGTGCTGACGGTCAACACTGTCACCCGACCGCCGTTTTCGATGATGGAAGGCGGGCGTGACAAAGGCGGGCGTGACACTGGTTTCTCGCTGGAATTGCTTAAGATCATCGCCGAGCGTCTGGACTGGGATATCCGGATAAACCGCACCGCCAGCTTTGCAGAGATGCTGGACGGGGTGCGCAATGGTGAGGCCGATCTGGCTGCCGCCAATATCTCGATCACCGCCTCTCGGGAAGTGGAGATGGATTTCAGTCATCCGATTTTCGAGAGCGGATTGCAGATCCTGGTGCAAGCGGATGAGATCCGCCAGCCGTCGCTGCTGCGGGCGCTGTTGTCCTGGGACTTGGCCGCCGCTATCGGGATTGCATTTTTGCTGCTGTTTGGCGGCGGCATGCTGATGTGGGCGTTTGAACGCCGCGCCCAGCCCTATTTCGACCGGCCCTTGAAAGAGGCCTGGTTCCCCTCCTTCTGGTGGGCGCTGAACCTGGTGGTGAATGGCGGATTCGAGGAACGGGTGCCGCGCACGCCCGTGGGCCGCATGTTCGGCGTGGTGCTGGTGGTGTCCTCGCTGTTCATCGTGTCAATTTTTGTCGCCAAGATCACCGCGGTGATGACGGTGGAGGCGATCAGCGGGTCCGTGAACTCGGTGAACGACCTTTATGGAAAATCTGTCGGCACCATCGGCGGGTCGACAGCGGCGGGGTTCCTCGACCGGCGCGATATCGGCTATTCCGCCTTTGCCGGTCTGGAGGGGATGCTGGCGGCTTTCGAAAGCGGTGAAGTGAAAGCGCTGGTTTTTGATGCGCCGGTGCTGAATTTCTATGTTCAGCAGGGCGGCCACCAATACGGCCGCACCATTGGACAGCCGTTCCTGCGCGAGAATTACGGTCTGGTGTTCCCGGCCGGTTCGCCGCTGGTGGAAGAGGTCAACCAGGCGCTGCTGGCGATGCAGGAGGACGGCAGTTATGACGCCCTCTACCGCACATGGTTCGGCAGCCAGAACTGACGTCGGCCCCTAGTGGAAAACCGGTTCCTCGCCGTCGAAGAACGGTGTCATCTGGGCGACGATCACCGCGTTTTCCTCCAGCGCCCGCTGCATCAGCGCGCGTTCCTCATCACCGATTTCATGGCCTTCGGACTCGCGCTCTTCCAGCGTGCCATAGCCGGTCACATCCAGCGGCGCGGTATCGGCCTGCTTGAGGATCGCCACGGTCTCCCGCACCGCCTCGGCCTCATCCACGCCGGAGGCATAGATCATCAGCGCCGCACCGGTGGCGCCGTCGGGCAGCCCGTCCCCGTCCTTGCGTCCGATCTGGACGAGCAGGGTATAGACTTGCTGGCGGGAGGGTTTCTTCTTTTCCATGCCGCCGCCATAGCGCCGGGGCAGGGGGATGGTCAATCAAATTGCGGTGGTGCCTGGGTTTGAGAGTTTGAAATCCGAAGGCTTGCAAGTTATTGGTCCCAGATATTATGTCTATGCTTATTCTGTCTCCGAGAGGACAAGCCAATGCGTATTTCTGCCCTTGCTGCCCGGCCGGTGTCTTGGAAGAACGGCGGCGGGGTGACCCGCGAACTGGCCTTGCGCGAAAAAGACGGCCAGATGATCTGGCGCCTCAGCCTTGCGGATATCACCCGGGACGGCCCGTTTTCCGCTTTCCCCGGCCTTGCGCGCATTCACTGCATCGTGGAGGGAGACGGCCACACCCTGTCAAACAGCAAGACCCGGCTGGAGGCCCGTCCGCTGGAACCTTTGTCCTTTGACGGCGGTTTGCAGCTGGAGACCCGCCTGCGAAACGGACCCTGCAAGGCGTTCAATGTGATTTATGATCCGGCACGGGTGACGGCCAGTGCCGGTATCCTTGGCGCCTGCGATGTGCCTGCCGTCAATGGCGTGCATGTGCTGTTTGTCGTATCAGGCAGCTTGGACCTAGGGGAGGCCGGCCGCTTCATAGCTGGGGAAGGGATCGTGACGGAGAACACCGCCACGGGAGCAATCTCCCATGGCGGTGTGGTCATTCAAGTGCAGTTTTTGCCTTTTTAGAGACTGTTGAGCAGCTCTTTGATTGCCGTCCTGTACGCGGCAACCACGCTGTCCCGCGCGATATGGCGGCCTTGCTGCACCACATGGCGGCCGGCGCTCCAGACATCGGTCACCGTGTCGTCACCTGCGGCAAAGCAGAGCCCGTCCAGCAGCTGTTCCGGTTTCAGGGCGCACAGGGCCGGCTGGCTGCTGTCAATCGCCACCAGATCGGCCAAGGCGCCTTCCTCGATCCGCCCGGCATCCCGGCCCAGGGCCTGCGCCCCGCCCTTGGCGGCACCCAGGTACAGAGTCTCGCCAACCGAGCCTTCGCGGGGCACCAGCACATTGCGCGCGAGATCGCGCAGGCGCTGGGAATACTCCAGTGTGCGCAGTTCTTCGGGCAGCGAAATCCGCACGTTGGAGTCTGATCCGACCCCGAAGGCACCGTCATGGGCGAGATATTCCACCCCGTTGAACGGCCCGTCGCCCAGGTTTGCTTCGGTGATCGGGCAAAGCCCCGCCACCGCACCCGAGCGTGCCATGCGGGAGGTTTCTGCACTTGTCATGTGGGTTGCGTGGATCAGGCACCACTTGCTATCGACGGGCGCGTTCTCCAGCAGCCATTCTACCGGCCGCGCGCCCAGCCATCCGCTGATATCGGCCACTTCCTTTGGCTGTTCGGCGATATGGATGTGTACCGGCAGCCCGTTCTGGATCTGCAGCACCTCGGCCAGGTCGCCGGGGCAGGTGGCCCGCAGCGAATGCGGCGCGATGCCGACACGGGCGTCGGACGGAAGGTCCCGGGCTGCGATGTCACGGGCGCGGGCGACCAGCTGGGAGAACTCCGCAACCGAGTTGCCGAACCGCTGCTGGCCGCCATCCAGCGCCTGCTTTCCGGCACCGCCGTAAGTATAAAGCACCGGCAGATGAGTGAGGCCGATGCCGGTCCGCCCGGCGGCGGCAAAGACCCGCTCGCTGAGTTCAGTGACCGAAGCAAAATGCACGCCGCCCGGCTGGTGGTGGACATAGTGGAATTCGCCCACCGAGGCATAGCCGGCCTCCAGCATCTCCACGAAGACCAGCGCGGCAATGGCCTCATACTGCTCTGGGGTGATGCGGTCCATGAACCGGTACATCAGTTCGCGCCAGGTCCAGAAGCTGTCCCTCCCGGCGGCGCGGTACTCGGTCATGCCCGCCATCGCACGCTGGAAGCTGTGCGAATGCAGATTGCCCAGCGACGGCAGCAGCACATCCGCTCGTGCGTCCCCGGCCTGCGGCTGAGTGTTGGCTTCCAGCGATGTGATCCGGCCGTCACTGACCGTCAGCCGGAGGTTCTCGGCCCATCCCAGGGGCAAATGGGCGCGCTGGGCAAATATTGTCTGCATCTGACCCTCATATGTGTAGATGTAATACTATTAGCGGCATGTTTATTGCGCGGCAAGGGTTTTGCAGAGGAGGGGCGCTGCCCCTCGGCCTGGCGGCCTCACCCCGGGGTATTTTCGGACCAGATCAAGGATGGATCCAGCCTTCATCTGGCTCAAAATATCCTGGGGTCTGGGGCAAAGCCCCAGCTGCCGGAGGCAAAAGAAAAACGCGCCCGGCTAGGGGCGCGTTTCTTGTTTCAGCAGCGCAACGTCAATCAGTCGCGCAGCAGCTCGTTGATGCCGGTCTTCGAGCGGGTCTTTTCGTCGACGCGCTTCACGATCACCGCGCAGTAGAGGCTGACATTGTTCTTGGAGGGCATCGAGCCGGCCACAACGACCGAGTAGGGCGGCACTTCGCCGTACATCACTTCGCCGGTTTCGCGGTCGACGATCTTGGTCGACTTGCCGATGAACACGCCCATCCCCAGAACCGAGCCTTCGCGCACGATACAGCCTTCGACCACCTCGGAACGCGCGCCGATGAAGCAGTTGTCCTCGATGATTGTGGGGCCTGCCTGCATCGGTTCCAGCACGCCGCCGATGCCGACGCCGCCGGACAGGTGCACGTTCTTGCCGATCTGGGCGCAGGAGCCGACGGTGGCCCAGGTGTCGACCATGGTGCCTTCATCGACATAAGCGCCGAGGTTCACGAAAGAGGGCATCAGCACCGCGCCGGGGGCGATATAGGCGGATTTGCGGACAACGCAGTTCGGCACCGCACGGAAACCTGCGGATTTCCAGTCTGCTTCGCCCCAGCCGGTGAACTTGCTGTCGACCTTGTCCCACCAGCCGCCGGCCTGCGGGCCGCCTTCGTGGATTTCCATGTCCTTGATGCGGAAGCCCAGCAGCACCGCCTTTTTGGCCCACTGGTTCACATGCCAGTTGCCGCTGTCCAGCTTTTCGGCCACCCGCAGGG harbors:
- a CDS encoding TIGR04282 family arsenosugar biosynthesis glycosyltransferase, which codes for MKRTLVIMVKEPRPGRVKTRLGRDIGVIPATWWFRHQSARLIRRLRDPRWQIVLAVAPDRAVASKVWPADLPRQAQGDGDLGQRMKRMLRTAPGVATSGPAAGRAAPGPPPGRAPTHLPSDKRAPWHVNTPVCLIGADIPAITRAHIARAFAALGDHDAVFGPAADGGYWLVGAKHPSRLPQSLFGNTRWSTGHALADTLQTLPGWRIALTDTLHDVDTGADLPQR
- a CDS encoding GNAT family N-acetyltransferase; protein product: MSLRISVTKDLETCLALRHQVFVEEQGVPVEEEQDALDATATHLLAVQDGIPVGTARIVFKEDTAKIGRVCVQPSARGTGLGARLIEAAVETAQACPGIARAKLGAQVHAIGFYEKLGFTAFGPVYDDAGIDHRDMVLSFT
- the dapE gene encoding succinyl-diaminopimelate desuccinylase, with translation MPQTDPARLTADLIRCPSVTPDEGGALVLLENLLSAAGFDCTRTDRGEVCNLFARWGAKGHARTFGFNGHTDVVPLGDEAAWTMPPFGAKEKDGFMYGRGATDMKSGVAAFAAAAIDFVKDTPPDGSIILTITGDEEGDAVDGTTALLDYMSREDERMSVCLVGEPTCPNEIGEMIKIGRRGSLTAWFTVTGVQGHSAYPHRANNPLNAMARLMDRLASHELDQGTAHFDASTLAVVTIDTGNTATNVIPAQATSAVNIRFNDAHSGASLTEWLQGEADKVAAEFGVEIGMNVKVSGESFITPPGALSDLVSKAVETETGRTPELSTTGGTSDARFVKDHCPVVEFGLVGKTMHQVDERVEVAQIHQLKAIYTRILQDYFA
- a CDS encoding Hint domain-containing protein gives rise to the protein MVRARELNYQTNASAEQMAQTIFGDGATVTGASYSGWSQSSAIYSGGDALAPGATPSDSGVILSTGRASHFTRSGGDPNRSTQTSTNTSGENNNPDFNAAAGTNTYDASYLDVRFIPDSDVMTMQFVFSSEEFPEFQNSVYQDVVTVWVNGEQVQMEIGNGQANPSNISSSINENLYLDNANDDYNTEMDGLTLTMTLTMRVNPGEENDIRIGIADVSDSSYDSNLLIAADSVQTDLVAMTDNVYVAPDSSKTIDVLANDVNNSGGTLTITHINGSEVAAGSVVTLNTGQEVQLNADGTLTLVGDGDIEDFNFTYQVNNGVNSDTGFVNASSIPCFVAGTRIRTPDGEVPVEELLPGDLVETRDGGAQPVCWTGGRSVVAEGDFAPIRIAADTFGLHGELMVSPQHRVLVRGAHAELFFGEEEVLVAAKDLVNGRSIARSPGGEVTYVHLMFDRHQVIYSEGLETESFLPGPQIVNLFDQPVAEEICALFPELDPDTGAGYSAAARPALKAFEGRLLAAIQAA
- a CDS encoding Hint domain-containing protein — encoded protein: MSWFAVSGSGLNWFDPQVLRSAGVPDGDSLLVRGTMMLEFHLPETARPEPLLLYSQDGDWSLRLALQAVPGGGLSFVLEQNGAVLHQTLNPTGLGRTGRLRLTYAWDARARIGLLTLEQPDGSQMQTAALAAPKPWRRRDLQALSGPQGYLAPAVEYLALSCNIEPAGPAPALLPSTPIATPDGYRVLGGLQRGDLVLTSGGAAVPVLQVVKRQVPALGSFAPVRLRAPYFGLLQDIHVAPFQRLVLSGSEVEYLFGQPAVLVPAGNLLGTGTALPGTAAAPLITYRQAVLPDHEPLLAAGAMTESLFLGRLRRDPQRLAASLLASLGAAALPEHRQPKFPVLRAFDAVVLAERRTA
- a CDS encoding transporter substrate-binding domain-containing protein, producing the protein MLFLRLITAAILLFWGQLLSAQVLTVNTVTRPPFSMMEGGRDKGGRDTGFSLELLKIIAERLDWDIRINRTASFAEMLDGVRNGEADLAAANISITASREVEMDFSHPIFESGLQILVQADEIRQPSLLRALLSWDLAAAIGIAFLLLFGGGMLMWAFERRAQPYFDRPLKEAWFPSFWWALNLVVNGGFEERVPRTPVGRMFGVVLVVSSLFIVSIFVAKITAVMTVEAISGSVNSVNDLYGKSVGTIGGSTAAGFLDRRDIGYSAFAGLEGMLAAFESGEVKALVFDAPVLNFYVQQGGHQYGRTIGQPFLRENYGLVFPAGSPLVEEVNQALLAMQEDGSYDALYRTWFGSQN
- a CDS encoding HutD/Ves family protein — protein: MRISALAARPVSWKNGGGVTRELALREKDGQMIWRLSLADITRDGPFSAFPGLARIHCIVEGDGHTLSNSKTRLEARPLEPLSFDGGLQLETRLRNGPCKAFNVIYDPARVTASAGILGACDVPAVNGVHVLFVVSGSLDLGEAGRFIAGEGIVTENTATGAISHGGVVIQVQFLPF
- a CDS encoding formimidoylglutamate deiminase: MQTIFAQRAHLPLGWAENLRLTVSDGRITSLEANTQPQAGDARADVLLPSLGNLHSHSFQRAMAGMTEYRAAGRDSFWTWRELMYRFMDRITPEQYEAIAALVFVEMLEAGYASVGEFHYVHHQPGGVHFASVTELSERVFAAAGRTGIGLTHLPVLYTYGGAGKQALDGGQQRFGNSVAEFSQLVARARDIAARDLPSDARVGIAPHSLRATCPGDLAEVLQIQNGLPVHIHIAEQPKEVADISGWLGARPVEWLLENAPVDSKWCLIHATHMTSAETSRMARSGAVAGLCPITEANLGDGPFNGVEYLAHDGAFGVGSDSNVRISLPEELRTLEYSQRLRDLARNVLVPREGSVGETLYLGAAKGGAQALGRDAGRIEEGALADLVAIDSSQPALCALKPEQLLDGLCFAAGDDTVTDVWSAGRHVVQQGRHIARDSVVAAYRTAIKELLNSL
- the dapD gene encoding 2,3,4,5-tetrahydropyridine-2,6-dicarboxylate N-succinyltransferase, which produces MSNAQLEAAIEAAWEARDTITPATTGEQREAIEDTLNALDSGSLRVAEKLDSGNWHVNQWAKKAVLLGFRIKDMEIHEGGPQAGGWWDKVDSKFTGWGEADWKSAGFRAVPNCVVRKSAYIAPGAVLMPSFVNLGAYVDEGTMVDTWATVGSCAQIGKNVHLSGGVGIGGVLEPMQAGPTIIEDNCFIGARSEVVEGCIVREGSVLGMGVFIGKSTKIVDRETGEVMYGEVPPYSVVVAGSMPSKNNVSLYCAVIVKRVDEKTRSKTGINELLRD